In one window of Primulina tabacum isolate GXHZ01 chromosome 8, ASM2559414v2, whole genome shotgun sequence DNA:
- the LOC142554230 gene encoding cold-regulated 413 plasma membrane protein 2-like → MVGGKMTYLKMKTDYEAENALISYDLKGLGNSLQLLANHALLGGGLGFGTSFLKWVAFCAAVYLLILDRTNWKTNILTSLLIPYIFLSLPNWLFHLLRGEVGKWIAFIAVILRLFFPRRFPDWLELPASLILIIVVAPSLFADVVKGHWVGLVICLIIGCYLLQEHIRASGGFRNSFTRGNGISNSIGILLLFIYPVWALVLWII, encoded by the exons ATGGTGGGTGGGAAGATGACTTATCTGAAAATGAAGACTGATTACGAGGCGGAGAACGCGCTGATCAGCTACGACCTGAAGGGGCTGGGGAATTCTTTGCAGCTTCTGGCCAATCACGCGTTACTGGGTGGCGGGCTTGGGTTCGGGACCTCGTTCCTCAAATGGGTCGCTTTCTGTGCTGCTGT TTACCTGTTGATCTTGGATCGAACAAACTGGAAGACCAACATCCTTACATCCCTTCTAATCCCTTACATTTTCCTCAGTCTTCCGAATTGGTTATTCCACTTGCTAAG GGGAGAAGTTGGAAAATGGATTGCTTTCATTGCTGTCATCCTACGCCTGTTCTTTCCTCGACGTTTTCCAG ATTGGCTGGAACTGCCGGCATCATTGATTCTTATCATCGTGGTGGCTCCGAGCTTATTCGCTGATGTTGTAAAAGGACACTGGGTCGGACTCGTTATCTGCCTCATCATCGGATGTTACTTGCTGCAGGAACACATTCGAGCATCCGGTGGGTTCAGGAATTCCTTCACAAGGGGCAATGGCATTTCGAACTCTATTGGGATACTCCTACTCTTCATATACCCTGTTTGGGCCCTCGTTCTTTGGATTATCTAG